A genomic segment from Bacteroidota bacterium encodes:
- a CDS encoding putative transporter — translation MNWIKDLFWGDTVAHTILIYCMVIAIGVALGKVKVFGISLGITFVLFAGIALGHFGFTVDHKVLSFIKDFGLILFVFSIGLQVGPGFFASFKKGGISLNLLALTIVLLGGLTTLAIHYITGMSLPMLVGVMSGAVTNTPGLGAAQEALKQASSGLADTAVPDIGLGYAVAYPFGVLGIISTMFIIRKVNHIAVQSELAQYNQHLHPTNSMPGRMSIKIENAEFFNRTVFEISSELHSDMVISRVLHDNEVFTPASDTVLKENDIILVVAQKGLLKDIAKKLGSVSDMDLSGKTGRLESRQVLVTNRSAIGKDLGALKLRTRYNINITRIYRSGIEFIASPHLKLQMGDKLTVVGDKTAIDNVAQQLGNSIKRLDEPNIIPIFLGILLGVILGSIPFLIPGIPNPIRLGLAGGPLIIAILLSKYGHRFSLISYTTPSAGLMLRELGIVLFLASVGISAGEKFIPTLISGDGFIWMGYGAIITLVPILIVGFFARNVMKLNYLEVCGLISGSMTDPPALAYANSIAQSEAPAVAYATVYPLVMFLRILLPQLIILLFI, via the coding sequence ATGAACTGGATTAAAGATTTATTTTGGGGTGATACCGTAGCACATACCATTTTGATATACTGCATGGTGATTGCTATCGGTGTTGCGTTAGGAAAAGTAAAAGTATTCGGGATTTCACTGGGTATCACGTTTGTATTATTCGCGGGCATCGCGCTGGGTCATTTTGGTTTTACGGTTGACCATAAGGTATTATCGTTCATCAAGGATTTCGGACTGATACTCTTCGTTTTTTCAATCGGGCTGCAGGTCGGACCCGGTTTTTTTGCATCATTTAAAAAAGGCGGCATCTCGCTTAATCTGCTGGCACTCACAATAGTGCTCCTTGGAGGGTTGACCACACTTGCAATACACTACATTACCGGAATGTCGCTGCCTATGCTGGTAGGTGTGATGTCGGGAGCCGTGACCAATACGCCCGGGCTTGGAGCCGCCCAGGAAGCACTTAAACAAGCGTCTTCCGGACTCGCCGATACCGCGGTTCCGGATATCGGACTGGGATATGCCGTTGCCTATCCGTTCGGGGTTCTGGGCATTATTTCCACCATGTTCATCATCCGCAAAGTCAATCATATCGCCGTTCAAAGCGAGCTGGCGCAGTACAATCAGCACCTGCATCCCACCAATTCAATGCCGGGGCGTATGTCAATTAAAATTGAGAATGCTGAATTTTTTAACAGAACCGTTTTTGAAATCTCGTCAGAACTGCACTCCGACATGGTGATATCAAGGGTTCTGCACGATAACGAAGTCTTTACACCCGCTTCCGATACGGTGCTTAAAGAGAATGACATCATACTGGTAGTAGCTCAAAAGGGGTTGCTGAAGGATATTGCAAAAAAGCTCGGAAGTGTCAGTGATATGGACCTGTCGGGTAAAACCGGTCGGTTGGAATCCAGACAGGTTCTTGTTACAAACCGTTCTGCAATAGGAAAAGATCTCGGCGCGCTGAAACTGCGAACACGTTATAACATTAATATTACACGCATCTACCGATCCGGAATTGAGTTTATTGCATCACCCCATCTTAAACTTCAGATGGGAGATAAGCTCACCGTAGTGGGCGATAAAACCGCCATTGACAACGTTGCACAACAGCTTGGCAATTCAATAAAACGACTCGATGAGCCCAATATCATTCCAATATTTCTCGGGATTTTACTTGGTGTAATCTTAGGCAGCATCCCATTCCTGATACCGGGTATTCCAAATCCTATACGCCTCGGACTTGCAGGCGGTCCGCTGATTATTGCCATCCTGTTAAGCAAATACGGACATCGGTTTTCGCTGATATCATACACTACACCAAGCGCAGGGCTCATGCTTCGCGAACTCGGCATTGTGCTGTTTCTGGCGAGTGTTGGCATCAGCGCCGGCGAAAAATTCATTCCTACACTCATCTCGGGCGACGGGTTTATCTGGATGGGATATGGCGCCATTATTACGCTTGTGCCTATTTTAATCGTGGGATTCTTTGCACGCAATGTCATGAAGTTGAATTATCTTGAAGTGTGCGGACTGATTTCAGGCAGCATGACCGACCCTCCGGCACTTGCGTATGCCAATAGCATTGCACAATCGGAAGCTCCCGCTGTTGCTTACGCAACCGTTTATCCGCTGGTGATGTTTCTCAGAATACTTCTTCCACAACTTATAATATTGCTGTTCATCTAG
- a CDS encoding PKD domain-containing protein, with product MKTKATLLLAVFGVLFSVLRVSGQGFSTKGTDFWLGFMENYMGDDTTGSDRMKVYITTDNQPASGTISVPLGGWSQNFNIPANSTFEVTIPTALVMVTTTETIENKAVHVTSDNPVSVYQLNYVQYTSDANIAIPTISLGKRYRVTTYSPSAASPAWTEVSLSELLVVGVYDNTVIKITPKCGTEGGHAPNVPFTVTLNRGEAYQVRSTYTNTYNLTGTLIEIDTTVTDNCKTFAVFAGNKCAFITGDSCCCNHICEEMMPTNTWGRQYITVPLKNRASDVFRIVALKNGTIFTINGGIPQGLNAGGYYEADLSTASFIDSNYPVSVAQFSKSAQTDGNTDSDPFMIMINPLEQTINRIVFNSFVTAIITSYYVNIVTKTANAGLVTLDGTNVGASFTPVASNPAYSTAQLTISQGNHILNSDSGLIANVYGYGWYETYGYIAGATVKNLDISYSVVTANDTLEYYNFDDTICRGTPLTFIATANASITDHYWNFGDGSPVVHGLVAPHTYANAGNFTLTYYYQRNNICGLDSIVWEINVKCCNPPLQTNASTPVCIGNPSTLNEISALNPNATYTWNFGNGTPATGNGQGPHQVVWNVSGPDTAWVYVSEPGCALDSAFAAVVVMPSPTSTFQVAGPVCYGVPTPVTYTGNASPMGVYNWNFSGGTVVSGAGQGPYSVYWNNGGAFNLTLEVTENGCPSATTTVGINIYASPSPDISANPQTALLEEPLISFIDNSTNTSIWSWNFGDPVSGPLNYSMVQSPNHEYSATGAYTVWLVATSPDGCIDSVSLVVNIIEIFAYFIPNSITPDGNTINDVFAPAGKDLDYTLFIYNRWGELISETVNSGWNGTYKGEVVKSDTYVWRLIYSFKGSKKQSAIGHVNVL from the coding sequence TTGAAAACAAAAGCTACACTACTTTTAGCTGTGTTTGGTGTTTTATTTTCTGTCCTGAGAGTCAGTGGGCAAGGCTTTTCTACCAAAGGAACAGACTTCTGGCTTGGATTCATGGAAAATTATATGGGCGATGATACTACCGGTTCCGACCGTATGAAAGTATACATCACTACCGATAATCAACCGGCTTCCGGCACCATCTCAGTGCCTCTGGGCGGGTGGTCGCAAAACTTCAATATCCCTGCAAATTCAACCTTTGAAGTAACTATTCCTACGGCGCTTGTCATGGTAACAACTACAGAAACCATTGAAAACAAAGCCGTACATGTAACCTCAGATAATCCGGTTTCTGTTTATCAGTTAAACTATGTGCAATACACATCGGATGCGAATATTGCGATACCCACCATTTCGCTTGGGAAACGATACCGTGTTACAACCTATTCGCCTTCGGCGGCCAGTCCTGCCTGGACAGAAGTTTCATTATCTGAGCTGCTGGTTGTCGGTGTTTACGATAATACCGTTATAAAGATTACGCCCAAATGCGGAACTGAAGGCGGTCATGCTCCCAATGTTCCGTTTACGGTAACGCTCAACAGGGGCGAGGCGTATCAGGTGCGCTCAACCTATACCAATACTTACAACCTTACCGGAACACTTATAGAAATAGATACTACAGTCACTGATAACTGCAAAACATTTGCAGTATTTGCAGGCAATAAATGCGCTTTTATTACCGGAGATTCCTGTTGCTGCAATCATATTTGCGAAGAAATGATGCCCACAAATACCTGGGGCAGGCAGTATATTACTGTTCCTTTGAAGAACAGAGCCAGTGATGTTTTCAGAATTGTTGCTTTGAAAAACGGAACCATCTTTACCATTAATGGTGGTATTCCGCAAGGGCTGAATGCCGGAGGATATTATGAAGCCGATTTGTCAACAGCAAGTTTTATTGATTCTAATTATCCCGTGTCGGTTGCTCAGTTCAGTAAAAGTGCACAAACCGATGGCAACACCGATTCCGATCCGTTTATGATAATGATTAATCCGCTTGAACAAACCATCAACCGAATTGTATTTAACTCTTTCGTTACGGCTATCATCACTTCGTATTATGTAAATATTGTTACAAAAACGGCCAATGCGGGTTTGGTCACCCTCGACGGTACAAATGTTGGCGCATCTTTTACACCCGTTGCATCAAATCCTGCTTATTCAACCGCGCAGCTTACCATTTCGCAGGGCAATCATATTTTGAATTCCGATAGTGGATTAATTGCAAATGTCTACGGCTATGGATGGTACGAGACTTATGGCTATATTGCCGGTGCTACGGTTAAAAATCTTGACATCAGTTATTCGGTCGTTACAGCGAATGATACGCTGGAATATTACAACTTTGATGACACCATATGCCGTGGCACGCCGCTCACATTCATCGCCACAGCAAATGCTTCCATAACCGATCACTACTGGAATTTTGGTGACGGGTCGCCGGTGGTTCACGGTCTGGTAGCACCCCATACTTATGCGAATGCGGGGAATTTTACGCTCACGTATTATTATCAACGAAATAATATTTGTGGTCTTGACTCAATAGTGTGGGAGATAAATGTTAAATGTTGCAACCCGCCACTTCAGACAAATGCATCAACTCCGGTCTGTATTGGGAATCCATCAACGTTGAATGAAATCAGCGCACTCAATCCGAATGCCACCTATACATGGAATTTTGGAAACGGAACACCTGCAACAGGCAACGGACAAGGTCCGCATCAGGTTGTCTGGAATGTATCAGGTCCGGATACCGCCTGGGTTTATGTTTCGGAACCCGGGTGTGCACTGGATTCGGCCTTCGCTGCTGTTGTTGTGATGCCTTCGCCTACATCAACATTTCAGGTGGCAGGACCCGTTTGTTATGGCGTGCCCACACCGGTTACATACACAGGCAATGCCTCACCAATGGGGGTATATAATTGGAATTTCAGCGGTGGTACGGTAGTTTCGGGCGCCGGACAGGGACCTTATTCTGTGTACTGGAACAACGGAGGAGCGTTCAATCTCACGCTTGAGGTCACCGAAAATGGTTGTCCTTCGGCGACGACAACGGTCGGTATCAATATTTATGCATCGCCTTCACCGGATATTTCAGCGAACCCACAAACAGCTTTACTTGAGGAACCACTTATTTCCTTTATTGACAACTCCACAAACACTTCTATTTGGTCATGGAATTTTGGAGATCCGGTTTCCGGTCCTTTGAATTATTCTATGGTGCAATCGCCCAATCACGAGTATTCGGCAACGGGCGCTTATACGGTTTGGCTGGTAGCCACAAGCCCCGATGGCTGTATTGATTCGGTATCGCTGGTTGTTAATATCATTGAGATTTTTGCATATTTCATACCTAATTCAATCACACCCGACGGCAATACCATCAATGATGTTTTTGCGCCGGCAGGCAAAGATCTTGATTACACGCTTTTTATTTATAACCGCTGGGGCGAACTTATCTCTGAAACCGTGAACAGCGGATGGAACGGAACTTACAAAGGTGAAGTAGTAAAATCTGATACCTACGTATGGCGGTTGATATACTCTTTCAAAGGTTCAAAAAAGCAGTCGGCAATAGGTCATGTGAATGTGCTTTAA
- a CDS encoding gliding motility-associated C-terminal domain-containing protein, which translates to MRKITLLFFVLALLSLNGLNAQTSIMVYSEDFENGAPGTMLNTTGNGSNSGDNLWVVNNIYTGMPQFPNTPDENQTQGGNISYAPYGYYLHIYDQTSGVNNCNYNQANASDRFVQFTSSFCTLGLTNVKFTFFYICEGSPTAYGQLYYSIANGPWIATGPQYGNQMIWKYETLQDPAFDNQTNIRFGIRWVNDAGAGPGLMSFGMDDVFITGDFDNFSTNFDVIVDSVSPNPICQNFGLMIYYHLTVPICGNGFFEVQLSDMNGSFANPTSLGIYQASNQWMNGVLWPTIPSTTAAGTCYKIRIKYYYIDYGLNFFSDPSPCFEVLQCPNTINTLQPVVTMGGDSVCVGSVIDVPFYSTGVFQAANVYIAELSDSAGNFPPNPNVLGSNPDNNSYDPAQGSPPGSVSGQVNENNQPIQDGCHYYIRVRSTAPATIGMVWGPFCIRHCDIETNYKQDIQACISSTQGFDTTVRVNIHFYDSTAIYGQPNQFLIEVRESQYFTVVNTGGLGTVTANSDTTMTIHIPPVPGLGALGLQPGMFYLRIIATNSNHTWDMLGTLVHLTIGAPSDNLWIFQTPGDSILCVGDAVYFYPIPYNAGPPMNSTYEWYLNGVLFSTNPALGILFNGQGNFNLTVQETNYGCKGPVTPNDVSLQVLGPPSAAIIGPNQVCLGDTLYYHTVFHPNIYYEWTTSGGDIIDTSNNELYIRFDTAGVYTIHMMALNKCGQTLGNKSVIVTAHPDAGFSAVSPVCTGENSMLNYTGTTAPPLSYSWYFAGGIGVPGGNSPGPQYVSWNTAGPHYVILTVTKYSCATKDTMLIDVLQGPTAGFTYENTCSGIPTIFSDSSQGNPASWNWDFGDFSSSTETNPVHTFAIGGTYIIGLIESAANGCSDTLTENLTIFDSPKSAFETKSPLCLGENTTVMQACQNPPNAVFDWTFSDGIIISGSGTGPYEIAWPGLGEYPISLTVSANGCISETTTVVVKVNDCILEIPNIFTPNTDGSNDKFVIKGLESFPDSKLQIFNRWGKMIFSSDDYKNDWTGDDHSDGVYYYVLALKDGREFNGTLTLLR; encoded by the coding sequence GTGAGAAAAATTACACTTTTGTTCTTCGTCCTTGCATTATTGTCGCTGAATGGGCTCAATGCCCAGACATCCATCATGGTATATTCCGAAGATTTTGAAAATGGAGCTCCGGGGACTATGCTTAATACAACGGGTAACGGCAGTAATTCCGGCGATAACCTATGGGTGGTTAATAACATCTATACGGGGATGCCGCAGTTTCCGAATACACCCGATGAGAATCAGACTCAGGGCGGTAATATCTCATACGCACCCTACGGTTACTATTTGCACATTTATGATCAGACCAGCGGAGTAAACAATTGCAATTATAATCAAGCAAATGCTTCAGACAGGTTTGTGCAGTTTACCAGCAGCTTTTGTACGCTTGGTCTTACGAATGTAAAATTTACATTTTTCTATATTTGCGAAGGCTCACCCACCGCATACGGACAACTGTATTACAGTATTGCGAACGGACCATGGATTGCAACAGGACCTCAGTATGGCAATCAGATGATATGGAAATACGAAACACTGCAGGATCCGGCATTTGACAATCAAACCAACATACGGTTTGGCATTCGTTGGGTAAATGACGCCGGAGCCGGACCCGGGCTGATGTCGTTTGGTATGGACGATGTTTTTATTACCGGAGATTTTGATAATTTTTCTACAAATTTTGATGTGATTGTCGATTCTGTTTCACCCAATCCTATTTGCCAGAATTTCGGCCTGATGATTTATTACCATCTAACAGTTCCTATTTGCGGTAATGGGTTTTTTGAAGTGCAGCTTTCAGACATGAACGGTTCCTTTGCCAATCCTACCAGCCTGGGAATATATCAGGCAAGCAATCAATGGATGAATGGCGTATTATGGCCTACCATTCCTTCAACCACGGCAGCCGGCACGTGTTATAAAATCAGAATCAAATATTATTACATCGATTACGGATTGAATTTTTTCAGCGACCCGAGTCCATGCTTCGAGGTACTGCAATGTCCGAATACCATCAATACGTTGCAGCCTGTTGTTACCATGGGAGGCGATTCTGTTTGCGTGGGAAGTGTAATTGATGTGCCGTTTTATTCAACGGGTGTTTTTCAGGCGGCCAATGTGTATATCGCCGAATTGTCAGATTCTGCGGGCAATTTTCCGCCCAATCCCAATGTGCTGGGTTCAAATCCCGACAACAATTCATACGATCCGGCACAGGGTTCGCCACCGGGCTCGGTGTCGGGACAGGTAAATGAAAACAATCAGCCGATACAGGATGGGTGCCACTATTATATTCGTGTGCGGTCAACGGCGCCGGCAACCATTGGGATGGTGTGGGGACCTTTCTGCATCCGCCATTGCGATATAGAAACCAATTACAAACAGGATATACAGGCATGCATTTCATCAACGCAGGGATTCGACACAACGGTAAGAGTCAACATTCATTTTTACGATTCAACCGCTATTTACGGTCAGCCGAATCAATTCCTGATTGAAGTGCGCGAATCGCAATATTTTACCGTTGTAAATACCGGCGGACTGGGCACGGTTACGGCAAACAGCGACACCACCATGACCATTCATATTCCGCCTGTTCCGGGACTGGGAGCACTGGGTTTGCAACCGGGCATGTTTTATCTGAGAATAATCGCGACGAATTCCAATCATACGTGGGATATGCTGGGGACACTCGTTCACCTCACCATCGGTGCACCTTCAGATAATCTCTGGATATTCCAAACGCCCGGAGATTCCATATTATGTGTGGGCGATGCCGTGTATTTCTACCCGATACCATACAATGCCGGTCCTCCCATGAATTCTACGTATGAGTGGTATCTTAACGGAGTGCTTTTCTCTACCAATCCGGCATTGGGAATTTTGTTCAACGGTCAGGGCAATTTTAATCTGACCGTTCAGGAAACAAATTATGGGTGTAAAGGACCTGTAACTCCCAACGATGTTTCATTACAGGTTCTGGGGCCGCCATCAGCGGCTATTATCGGTCCTAATCAGGTTTGTTTGGGCGATACGCTTTATTATCACACCGTTTTCCATCCGAATATTTATTATGAATGGACTACGTCCGGGGGTGATATTATTGATACTTCCAACAACGAATTGTATATACGGTTTGATACTGCCGGGGTTTATACCATACATATGATGGCGTTGAACAAATGCGGGCAAACGCTGGGTAACAAAAGTGTGATTGTGACTGCACATCCCGATGCCGGTTTTTCGGCGGTTTCGCCTGTTTGTACCGGAGAAAATTCTATGCTTAATTATACAGGAACCACTGCGCCGCCTTTAAGTTACAGTTGGTATTTTGCAGGTGGCATAGGCGTTCCGGGAGGCAACAGCCCCGGACCACAATATGTTTCATGGAATACTGCCGGACCACATTATGTAATTCTTACAGTTACCAAATATAGTTGTGCTACAAAAGACACTATGCTTATCGATGTACTTCAGGGACCGACTGCGGGTTTTACTTATGAAAATACGTGTTCAGGTATTCCGACCATATTCAGTGATTCTTCTCAGGGAAATCCTGCGAGCTGGAACTGGGATTTTGGTGACTTCAGCAGCTCTACCGAAACAAACCCGGTTCATACATTTGCCATTGGCGGCACTTATATTATCGGGCTTATTGAAAGCGCTGCCAATGGTTGCAGCGATACACTTACTGAGAATTTGACCATTTTTGATTCTCCGAAATCCGCCTTCGAAACAAAGTCGCCGCTGTGTCTTGGCGAAAATACAACAGTTATGCAGGCTTGCCAAAATCCTCCTAATGCCGTTTTTGACTGGACGTTTTCCGATGGTATTATTATTTCGGGCAGTGGTACCGGACCATACGAAATAGCCTGGCCCGGATTGGGTGAATACCCAATCAGTCTTACTGTTTCGGCAAACGGCTGTATCTCTGAAACAACTACTGTAGTTGTAAAAGTTAACGACTGCATTCTTGAAATTCCGAATATCTTCACACCCAACACTGACGGTTCAAATGATAAATTTGTAATCAAAGGACTGGAAAGTTTTCCGGATAGTAAATTGCAGATATTTAACCGCTGGGGTAAAATGATTTTTTCCAGTGACGATTATAAAAATGACTGGACCGGTGATGACCATTCTGACGGTGTTTATTATTATGTTCTGGCGCTTAAAGACGGTCGCGAATTCAATGGAACGCTTACGCTGTTGAGATAA
- a CDS encoding GldM family protein — translation MKKFLVFNLMLFIFSTAFAQQKMDIQFPKGTLAGKSSGVISFAEIEKAGVLMVTDETLKVVHFSISLTPGGMAVKENNADNKITGAMLDYFRTLSAGTVFYIDNITVANNKGATIKLEPLKFTTK, via the coding sequence ATGAAAAAATTTCTGGTCTTTAACCTGATGCTGTTTATTTTTTCTACGGCATTTGCACAGCAGAAAATGGATATTCAGTTTCCGAAAGGTACACTGGCAGGCAAAAGTTCGGGCGTAATTTCTTTTGCAGAGATAGAAAAGGCAGGCGTTTTAATGGTGACCGACGAAACGCTGAAAGTGGTTCACTTTTCAATATCGCTTACACCCGGTGGCATGGCTGTCAAGGAGAATAATGCTGATAATAAAATTACTGGGGCTATGCTTGATTACTTCCGAACGCTTTCTGCAGGAACGGTCTTCTATATCGATAATATTACGGTGGCCAATAATAAAGGTGCCACTATCAAACTGGAACCTTTGAAGTTCACGACGAAATAG
- the htpG gene encoding molecular chaperone HtpG, whose translation MEKQKGRINVQTENIFPIIKKFLYSDHEIFLRELVSNAVDATTKLKILATSGKFNDELGDLTIRVILDKKKKTLTISDRGIGMTSEELDKYINQIAFSSAEEFVKKYKGKSEADKNALIGHFGLGFYSSFMVSDKVEINTKTYKKGGATKAVQWECDGSPDYVMTDSPKTERGTDITLFISEESAEFLEEYRVLELLKKYCKFLPVPIQFGMEKKWEKVEGEKDEKGNDKSVETEVPRVINNTNPAWIRKPADLKEEDYKDFYRELYPMNFEEPLFNIHLNVDYPFNLTGILYFPKTKRNFEVQKDKIQLYCNQVFVTDSVEGIVPDFLTLLHGVIDSPDIPLNVSRSYLQSDPNVKKISSHIAKKVADKLEDIFKNNREDFEKKWDDIRIFIEYGMISDDKFYERAEKFALFKNTEGKYFTFDEYRKSVEATQENKDKNVVYLYTTNTEEQFPFIRAARDRGYDVLVMDGVLDVHFINQIERKFEKTVFTRVDSDAIEKLIQKDDSMPSKLSEDEKNLLKPVVERVVPKEKYDLSFEAMSEQDVPFMITQPEFMRRMKDMAAMGGGGGYSFMGEMPERFNLVVNVNHPLTARILAESEPAKQDVLTRQLFDLARLAGNQLKGGELNDFIIRSIGIIG comes from the coding sequence ATGGAGAAACAAAAAGGACGTATCAATGTTCAAACGGAAAATATTTTTCCGATAATCAAGAAATTCCTGTATTCGGATCACGAAATTTTTCTCAGGGAACTTGTATCAAACGCGGTTGATGCAACAACGAAACTTAAAATACTTGCTACATCAGGTAAATTCAATGATGAACTGGGCGACCTTACCATACGGGTAATACTTGATAAAAAGAAAAAAACGCTTACCATATCCGACCGTGGTATAGGTATGACATCGGAAGAGCTTGATAAGTACATTAACCAGATTGCTTTTTCAAGTGCCGAGGAGTTTGTAAAGAAATACAAGGGCAAAAGCGAAGCAGATAAAAATGCCCTCATAGGCCATTTTGGACTTGGGTTCTATTCCTCTTTTATGGTTTCAGACAAAGTTGAAATCAATACAAAAACATACAAAAAAGGAGGCGCTACCAAGGCTGTGCAGTGGGAATGCGACGGCAGTCCTGACTATGTGATGACCGACAGTCCTAAAACAGAACGAGGTACCGATATTACACTTTTTATATCTGAAGAATCAGCGGAGTTTTTGGAAGAATACCGTGTGCTGGAGCTGCTCAAAAAGTACTGCAAATTCCTGCCTGTGCCCATTCAGTTCGGAATGGAAAAGAAATGGGAAAAAGTAGAAGGCGAAAAGGATGAAAAGGGCAACGACAAATCGGTTGAAACAGAGGTGCCGCGTGTTATCAATAACACCAATCCTGCATGGATTCGCAAACCTGCCGATTTGAAAGAGGAAGATTATAAAGACTTTTACCGCGAGTTGTATCCGATGAATTTCGAAGAGCCACTCTTCAATATCCACCTGAATGTTGATTATCCGTTCAATCTCACGGGTATCCTCTATTTTCCGAAAACGAAACGCAATTTTGAAGTACAGAAAGATAAAATACAGCTTTATTGCAATCAGGTTTTTGTTACTGATTCTGTTGAAGGTATTGTTCCCGATTTTCTCACCTTACTGCATGGTGTAATTGATTCGCCCGACATTCCGCTTAATGTGTCGCGGTCTTACTTGCAGAGCGATCCGAATGTTAAAAAAATATCGTCGCACATCGCCAAAAAAGTTGCCGACAAGCTGGAAGATATCTTTAAAAATAACCGTGAGGATTTTGAAAAGAAATGGGATGATATTCGCATTTTCATCGAATACGGTATGATATCCGATGATAAATTTTACGAGCGAGCCGAGAAATTTGCGCTGTTTAAAAATACAGAGGGAAAGTACTTTACCTTCGATGAATACCGCAAAAGCGTGGAGGCAACTCAGGAGAATAAAGACAAAAATGTGGTGTACTTGTACACTACCAATACCGAAGAGCAGTTCCCGTTTATTCGTGCTGCGCGCGACCGCGGATATGATGTGCTGGTGATGGATGGTGTACTTGATGTACATTTCATCAATCAGATTGAACGGAAATTTGAGAAAACGGTATTTACACGCGTTGATTCCGATGCTATTGAGAAGCTGATACAGAAAGATGATTCCATGCCTTCGAAACTGAGCGAAGACGAAAAGAATCTTCTTAAACCGGTTGTGGAACGTGTTGTTCCCAAAGAAAAATATGATTTGAGTTTTGAAGCCATGAGCGAACAGGATGTTCCTTTTATGATTACCCAGCCTGAGTTCATGCGTCGTATGAAGGATATGGCTGCCATGGGTGGCGGTGGTGGATACTCGTTTATGGGCGAAATGCCCGAACGCTTTAACCTTGTGGTGAATGTCAATCATCCTTTAACCGCTCGCATTCTGGCAGAGAGCGAACCTGCAAAGCAGGATGTGCTTACCCGGCAATTATTCGATTTGGCGCGTTTGGCGGGCAATCAGCTTAAAGGCGGAGAACTGAATGACTTTATTATTCGAAGCATTGGCATCATAGGATAA
- a CDS encoding TPM domain-containing protein, which yields MVLFADEVKNIFSARDIEDLHMAVMNAELDTSGEIRVHLDDTCEGDPMQRAKEIFSKLEMEQTALRNGVLFYIAVSPRKFAILSDFGINAVVPLDFWDEIQQNLRNNIRENNFIDGLFDAIIQTGIQLKKHFPRLVTDVNELPDDISFGRI from the coding sequence ATGGTTTTATTTGCTGATGAGGTGAAAAATATTTTTTCGGCTCGCGACATCGAAGATTTACATATGGCAGTCATGAATGCTGAACTGGATACATCGGGCGAAATACGTGTTCACCTGGACGATACATGCGAAGGTGATCCAATGCAAAGGGCAAAAGAGATTTTCAGTAAGCTGGAAATGGAACAAACAGCTCTGCGTAATGGCGTATTATTTTATATTGCCGTGAGTCCGCGAAAATTCGCCATTTTAAGCGATTTTGGAATCAATGCTGTTGTTCCACTCGATTTTTGGGACGAAATACAGCAGAACCTGCGTAATAATATCCGCGAAAATAATTTTATTGATGGCTTGTTTGATGCAATTATCCAAACAGGAATTCAACTCAAAAAGCACTTTCCACGTTTAGTAACCGACGTTAATGAATTACCCGACGATATTTCTTTCGGGAGAATTTAA